One genomic segment of Clostridiales bacterium includes these proteins:
- a CDS encoding phage holin, giving the protein MDQQLLLQVLLIVVQLAIIAIGGYVISYLKSKIGTENLARYYTIISNIVRGVEQTFGGGNGSDKKAEAVQLIKKALGNKLTDEQINLLIESAVFEMNNLLKSSGVTE; this is encoded by the coding sequence ATGGACCAGCAACTATTGCTTCAGGTGCTGCTTATAGTTGTTCAGCTTGCGATTATAGCTATAGGAGGATATGTCATAAGCTATCTCAAATCAAAAATAGGCACTGAAAATCTTGCACGCTATTATACTATAATAAGCAACATAGTGAGGGGTGTCGAACAGACATTCGGAGGCGGAAACGGTTCGGATAAAAAGGCCGAGGCAGTTCAGCTCATAAAAAAAGCGCTGGGAAATAAGTTGACGGATGAACAAATAAATTTGCTTATAGAATCCGCAGTATTTGAAATGAACAATCTGCTTAAAAGCAGCGGAGTCACAGAGTAG
- a CDS encoding YheC/YheD family protein, with translation MNLITIERHRSSEPELVVNRETAFDVGIERKKRAYISFGNQKYCVDVAVLDTVSRGKLLIPAYIIDKMHVPDYVVYEVRAYGNEIRLGPFIGILGSVRYENITKDRLEHEKECIRDYSRLHGAITVFSLDSVNKDKRLIKGFCFNPGDNSWKEGIFPYPCAIYRTIGLNEDWQNHFLSTIGDTVFNGQYFSKWEMYKWFSTDASIKDSLPETRLYRSEKDIFDMLKRQKCVYIKPDWGMKGHGVVKASITDEGILFEYRKDKKNNRIVAENRIKAIRIMKDLFAYNECIIQKGIDLIKCDEGVVDFRAVMQKDDTANWVCTVIVARAGAKRSVVSNISSGGKGFMPEELLKDVMGMNNRRALQKIIEMRKFCLKVCRTLDGFGVNCGILGIDIGIDYTGKIWLIEINHRSPHPAIALCIQDRTSYNKIISGPLLYAKSLAGFGRNVR, from the coding sequence ATGAATCTTATAACTATCGAGCGTCATAGATCTTCTGAGCCGGAACTTGTTGTGAACAGGGAGACGGCATTTGATGTCGGAATCGAAAGGAAAAAAAGGGCGTATATAAGTTTTGGAAACCAAAAATATTGCGTGGATGTTGCAGTTTTGGATACGGTAAGCAGGGGGAAACTGTTGATACCAGCATATATAATAGATAAAATGCATGTGCCGGACTATGTTGTATATGAAGTCAGAGCATACGGAAATGAGATCAGGTTAGGCCCATTTATAGGGATACTCGGTAGCGTCAGATATGAGAATATTACAAAAGACAGACTTGAGCATGAAAAGGAATGCATACGGGATTATTCAAGGCTCCACGGGGCGATAACGGTATTTTCTTTAGATAGTGTGAATAAAGACAAGAGACTCATAAAAGGATTCTGCTTCAATCCGGGGGATAATTCGTGGAAAGAAGGTATTTTCCCTTATCCTTGCGCTATTTACCGGACCATAGGCCTTAATGAAGATTGGCAGAACCATTTTTTATCCACTATAGGTGATACTGTCTTTAACGGACAGTATTTCAGCAAATGGGAAATGTATAAATGGTTTTCAACCGATGCCTCCATAAAGGATAGTCTTCCTGAAACCAGGCTTTACAGGTCTGAAAAGGATATTTTCGATATGCTAAAAAGGCAAAAATGCGTTTATATCAAGCCGGATTGGGGAATGAAGGGCCATGGAGTTGTAAAGGCAAGCATCACCGACGAGGGAATCTTATTTGAATATAGAAAGGATAAAAAAAATAACAGGATTGTTGCTGAAAACCGGATCAAAGCCATAAGAATAATGAAAGATCTGTTTGCCTATAATGAATGCATCATACAGAAGGGAATAGATCTGATTAAATGTGATGAAGGAGTAGTTGACTTCAGAGCTGTCATGCAAAAAGATGATACTGCAAACTGGGTGTGTACCGTAATAGTAGCCCGCGCAGGAGCTAAAAGAAGCGTCGTAAGCAATATTTCGAGCGGAGGGAAAGGCTTTATGCCTGAAGAGCTTCTTAAAGATGTCATGGGAATGAATAATAGGCGGGCGCTGCAGAAAATCATCGAAATGCGTAAGTTCTGTTTAAAAGTGTGCAGGACGCTGGATGGATTTGGAGTTAACTGCGGCATCCTGGGGATCGATATAGGGATCGATTATACAGGCAAAATATGGCTGATTGAGATAAACCACAGAAGCCCCCACCCTGCGATAGCACTGTGCATTCAGGATAGGACTTCATACAATAAAATAATCTCGGGCCCTCTTTTATATGCAAAATCGCTTGCAGGCTTTGGGCGCAATGTCCGTTAG
- a CDS encoding ABC transporter ATP-binding protein has product MTDRRNKPKNGGKTLLRLCRYLMKHRLKLCMVVLLVLINTISAVGGNYYLRPVINNYIVPGNIKGLIGAMFVLLLIYLSGVVSLYLQNYIMIDVSQETVNDLRQELFSKVQELPVRFFDTTSHGQIMSRFTNDIDNISESLNNSITQILSSIFTVTGILCLMLFISPLLTLVTLVMVPLMRLIAKTLMKKSRAYFSSQQKALGEIDGYMEEVISGEKVVKVFSFEDNVEKEFNKLNSKLNKYSFRAQLYSQAIMPIMVSINAINYALTAAVGGILAVKTGLDFGGLMVFLQYSRQFGRPINELANQANAIQSALAGAERIFEIMDVSPERDNSENPVELKNVKGYVVFDHVTFSYDHIDTILKDISLYAKPGQKIALVGATGAGKTTITNLLTGFYDVDKGNIYIDGIDINNIKKDSLRKSLAMVLQDTHLFSGTIMENIRYGRLDATDEKVIKAAKLAYADSFIRRLPHGYDTVIEGDGSNLSQGQRQLLNIARAAIADPPILILDEATSSVDTMTERNIQKGMDGLMRGRTTFVIAHRLSTVRNADAIMVLDHGQIIERGSHEELLKQKGIYYKLYTGAFELE; this is encoded by the coding sequence ATGACGGATAGACGCAACAAACCTAAAAACGGCGGAAAAACATTATTGAGATTATGCAGATACCTTATGAAGCATAGACTTAAACTATGCATGGTAGTTTTGCTTGTGTTGATAAATACAATTTCAGCAGTCGGCGGCAACTACTATTTAAGACCTGTTATAAACAACTACATTGTACCTGGAAATATCAAGGGATTAATCGGCGCCATGTTTGTGCTTCTTTTGATATATTTGTCCGGAGTCGTATCCCTTTATTTGCAGAACTATATAATGATCGACGTTTCCCAGGAAACAGTCAACGATTTAAGACAGGAGCTATTTTCAAAGGTACAGGAGCTTCCCGTACGATTTTTCGATACGACAAGTCACGGGCAGATCATGAGCAGGTTCACAAACGATATAGATAACATCAGTGAATCGCTGAACAACAGCATAACCCAGATACTTTCAAGTATCTTCACAGTTACGGGTATACTATGCCTCATGCTTTTTATAAGTCCGCTGCTTACGCTTGTAACGCTCGTCATGGTACCTTTGATGCGGCTGATCGCAAAAACATTGATGAAGAAAAGCCGGGCTTATTTTTCTTCCCAACAAAAAGCTCTGGGCGAAATAGACGGGTATATGGAAGAGGTAATTTCCGGAGAAAAAGTTGTAAAAGTGTTTTCATTTGAAGATAATGTTGAAAAAGAATTCAACAAACTAAATAGCAAGCTGAATAAATATTCATTTAGAGCACAGCTTTACTCCCAGGCTATAATGCCCATAATGGTAAGCATTAACGCCATAAATTATGCCTTGACTGCCGCTGTCGGAGGGATACTGGCAGTCAAAACCGGCCTTGATTTCGGAGGGCTTATGGTATTTCTCCAGTACTCAAGGCAATTCGGAAGGCCGATAAACGAATTGGCCAATCAGGCTAATGCCATCCAATCAGCTCTTGCGGGCGCCGAAAGGATCTTTGAAATCATGGATGTAAGCCCTGAAAGAGATAATTCTGAAAATCCTGTCGAGCTTAAAAATGTAAAGGGATATGTGGTCTTTGATCATGTAACCTTCAGTTATGACCACATCGATACGATACTGAAGGATATATCCCTGTATGCAAAACCAGGGCAAAAGATCGCCCTCGTCGGTGCAACCGGTGCAGGCAAGACTACTATAACAAACCTTCTTACGGGGTTTTATGACGTAGATAAGGGAAACATATATATAGATGGCATAGATATAAACAATATTAAAAAGGACAGCCTTAGAAAATCCCTAGCGATGGTTCTTCAGGATACCCATCTGTTTTCCGGCACCATAATGGAAAATATCAGGTATGGAAGGCTTGACGCAACTGATGAAAAAGTAATCAAAGCTGCAAAACTTGCATATGCTGATTCTTTCATAAGAAGGCTGCCACACGGTTATGACACTGTGATTGAAGGCGACGGCTCCAACTTAAGCCAGGGACAGAGGCAACTTTTAAATATTGCCCGTGCTGCAATTGCAGACCCTCCAATACTTATACTCGACGAGGCCACAAGCTCGGTCGATACCATGACGGAGAGAAACATCCAGAAAGGCATGGACGGCCTAATGCGTGGGCGCACCACGTTTGTTATCGCCCACAGGCTATCAACTGTAAGAAATGCAGATGCCATAATGGTACTGGACCACGGACAAATAATTGAAAGAGGCAGCCATGAAGAGCTTCTCAAACAAAAGGGTATATACTATAAGCTATATACCGGCGCTTTCGAGCTTGAATAA
- a CDS encoding PDZ domain-containing protein, translating into MDILAMINLCIRTVSAAVLSPGANFIYVVFIIIIFTQYKKVVRLQEYIYNKPKTPTSNLVLTSVLSGLVAGIVISIPMTLMGITFSQDMGIQYLILISLILMFIEPRFICFSYSGGILSIAGLLFNIKGIDVTGIMILVGMLHLLEAVLIYIDGYRGAVPVFLQREDGKVVGGFTMQRFWPIPIALVMFVGFSSAKSGASISTPDWWPVIKPFMDPSNIKNALFQAFPVSAILGYSEFTSSCLPREKCRKSAIRLMIFSVMLLSIAISSSYVYALKYVAALFAPFAHEYLIEHERKSERNKGSIFSAPPLGIRVLDTIPGGPAEMMGIKSGDTILSINNRTIVTEEGMNCFFNDFVTFIWVDVKGIDGRVRTLEYKDYKNGIDGLGILTVPKSTDGLVTIREQKSFVKRIYDRLKNKPDV; encoded by the coding sequence ATGGATATATTAGCAATGATAAATCTTTGTATAAGGACTGTTTCTGCAGCAGTGCTGTCACCTGGCGCAAATTTCATATATGTGGTGTTTATCATTATAATATTTACACAATATAAAAAAGTAGTAAGGTTGCAGGAATATATATATAACAAACCCAAGACGCCTACGAGCAACCTGGTGCTTACGTCTGTACTTTCAGGACTGGTTGCAGGGATTGTAATAAGCATACCCATGACTCTTATGGGGATTACCTTCAGCCAGGATATGGGTATCCAGTATCTGATATTGATTTCACTTATACTGATGTTTATAGAGCCGAGATTCATATGCTTTTCTTATTCAGGAGGAATACTGTCAATCGCAGGGCTTTTATTCAATATAAAAGGGATAGATGTAACAGGGATAATGATACTTGTCGGAATGCTTCACCTCCTTGAGGCCGTCTTAATTTATATAGACGGTTACAGGGGTGCGGTACCGGTATTTCTCCAAAGGGAAGATGGCAAAGTGGTCGGAGGTTTTACAATGCAGCGATTCTGGCCGATACCCATTGCACTTGTGATGTTTGTGGGATTTTCATCTGCCAAATCCGGCGCTTCTATTTCGACTCCTGATTGGTGGCCGGTTATAAAGCCATTTATGGATCCATCAAACATCAAGAACGCATTGTTTCAGGCATTCCCGGTATCGGCGATACTCGGTTACAGTGAATTTACATCTTCCTGCCTGCCTCGTGAAAAATGCAGGAAGTCGGCTATAAGGCTTATGATTTTCAGTGTAATGCTTTTATCCATTGCCATTTCTTCTTCGTATGTATATGCACTAAAGTATGTTGCGGCTCTCTTTGCACCCTTTGCCCATGAGTATCTTATAGAGCATGAAAGAAAAAGTGAGAGAAATAAGGGCTCGATATTCAGTGCCCCGCCGTTAGGAATAAGAGTACTTGACACCATACCAGGCGGACCGGCCGAAATGATGGGTATTAAATCCGGTGATACCATACTTTCGATAAATAACAGGACGATTGTCACTGAAGAGGGGATGAACTGTTTCTTCAATGATTTTGTTACATTTATATGGGTTGATGTGAAGGGAATCGATGGAAGGGTAAGAACCCTTGAATATAAGGATTACAAGAACGGGATAGACGGCCTCGGTATTTTGACCGTACCTAAGTCCACAGATGGATTGGTCACAATAAGGGAGCAAAAAAGCTTTGTAAAAAGAATCTATGACAGATTAAAAAATAAGCCGGACGTGTAA
- a CDS encoding YheC/YheD family protein translates to MWVTINKVSSLNDVILLPEAAVEKIYKRMYICFGQRRVAANVNLSKEDGDKRGESIDNPLNIKISGDILARLMISSNLVYRLKISGNSIIIGPVIGFLIGNRNYAYSPYHMEKYSDRFGIYNECGGLIYAFSPRSIDWENKIIYGLYYDYKREEWLYGRFPFPSVIYRRDFHTNPETIKKLIQVTHGKLFNSWRFSKYYLYSYIKQDAKLVSSLPPTALIKDYDTIKKFIDKYGDVILKPVNLSRGRGICVIKREKDNYRFIDYRKSQASDEILSENEMEKLFKSDSFLPNRYIVQKLLPLAKINGSVFDIRIVMQKDRKMQWFESGIECRVAKSDSFLTNISRGGYALSLDEALDKAFNCSSDREDIKKKIHDLCIDTCVRLDKTGHHFAELGIDIAIDENKKLYIIEVNVFPSFKGFKMMNRDTYLSIRYTPILYASYLAGF, encoded by the coding sequence ATGTGGGTTACTATAAATAAAGTATCCTCTTTAAATGATGTTATTCTCCTGCCTGAGGCAGCCGTAGAAAAAATATATAAAAGGATGTATATCTGCTTCGGACAGAGAAGGGTAGCTGCAAATGTAAATTTATCAAAAGAAGACGGCGATAAGCGCGGTGAAAGCATCGATAACCCTTTAAATATAAAAATATCCGGTGATATATTAGCGAGACTCATGATATCAAGCAATCTCGTATATCGATTGAAGATTTCTGGAAACAGCATAATAATAGGTCCCGTTATAGGGTTTTTAATAGGGAATAGGAATTATGCCTATAGTCCGTATCATATGGAAAAATATTCGGACCGTTTCGGTATATATAATGAATGCGGAGGACTTATTTATGCATTTTCTCCGAGATCTATCGATTGGGAAAACAAGATAATATACGGGCTTTATTACGATTATAAGAGGGAAGAATGGTTATATGGAAGGTTTCCATTTCCATCCGTTATATATAGGAGGGATTTTCATACCAATCCTGAAACAATTAAAAAACTGATACAGGTGACACATGGCAAATTATTCAATTCGTGGAGATTTTCAAAGTATTATCTGTACAGTTATATAAAACAGGATGCCAAGTTAGTATCCAGCCTGCCGCCCACGGCATTGATAAAGGACTATGATACTATCAAAAAATTTATCGATAAATACGGGGACGTGATTTTGAAACCCGTGAATCTTTCGCGGGGCCGCGGGATATGTGTCATCAAAAGGGAAAAGGATAATTACAGGTTCATAGATTACAGAAAAAGCCAGGCAAGCGATGAGATATTGAGCGAAAATGAGATGGAGAAGTTATTTAAAAGCGACAGTTTCTTGCCTAATAGATATATAGTTCAAAAGCTGCTTCCCCTTGCCAAGATCAACGGAAGTGTATTCGATATAAGGATTGTGATGCAAAAGGATAGGAAGATGCAGTGGTTTGAATCGGGAATAGAATGCAGGGTGGCAAAATCAGATTCGTTTTTGACAAATATATCAAGGGGAGGATATGCCCTTTCCTTAGACGAAGCATTGGATAAAGCATTCAATTGCAGTAGCGACCGGGAGGATATTAAAAAGAAAATTCATGATTTATGCATTGATACCTGTGTGAGGCTGGATAAAACCGGACACCATTTTGCCGAATTAGGCATCGATATAGCGATAGATGAAAACAAGAAGTTATATATTATTGAGGTAAATGTATTCCCAAGCTTTAAGGGTTTCAAGATGATGAATCGTGACACTTACCTTTCGATAAGGTATACTCCGATACTTTATGCCTCATATCTTGCAGGATTTTAG
- a CDS encoding S41 family peptidase has product MMIKKKNAVIFLVVALIVTNSITFFLTNKIDLSMGNKYIITKHTYDEITQFSKMFAVKDMLEKNYVSKIDESKLAEGAVRGLASGVGDPYTVYWDPKDFQANTITTEGEYAGVGLVVEAKDDNILIVSTIEGSPAEKAGIKSGDLIIGIDNKAVSGDSLDDAVSLMRGKAGTPVKITILKQGQSQPSDINIVRANIVMKSVSDKTVGNDIGYIKITAFQKNTAQEFIDSLKDLQNKNIKGLVIDLRNNGGGLLDQCTEIADTLIGKSTIVYTIDNKGKKDVITSDKNKINVPYAILVNGYTASASEVVSGAVKDTHSGVLVGTKTFGKGIVQTILPFKMPGEKQESALKVTTAKYYTPSGVCIQGIGIQPNYTVDLPDNLKQKPELTLQEDVQLQKAMSVVESELK; this is encoded by the coding sequence ATGATGATTAAGAAAAAAAATGCTGTAATATTCCTGGTTGTCGCTTTAATTGTTACAAACTCCATTACTTTTTTTTTAACGAATAAGATAGATTTATCCATGGGCAATAAATACATTATAACAAAGCATACTTACGATGAGATTACTCAGTTCAGCAAGATGTTCGCAGTAAAAGACATGCTTGAAAAAAATTACGTAAGCAAAATCGATGAGAGCAAACTTGCCGAAGGTGCTGTAAGAGGACTTGCATCTGGTGTCGGTGATCCATATACGGTATACTGGGATCCCAAGGATTTTCAGGCTAATACTATAACCACGGAAGGTGAATATGCGGGTGTAGGTTTAGTTGTAGAAGCGAAGGATGACAATATACTTATCGTGTCCACTATCGAAGGTTCGCCTGCTGAAAAGGCGGGAATAAAATCAGGAGATTTAATAATAGGGATAGACAATAAGGCTGTTTCGGGAGACAGCCTTGACGATGCGGTTTCATTGATGAGGGGAAAGGCCGGTACGCCTGTTAAAATAACCATACTAAAGCAGGGCCAGTCGCAGCCTTCCGATATCAATATCGTAAGGGCCAACATAGTGATGAAGTCAGTTTCCGATAAGACCGTTGGCAATGATATAGGTTATATTAAGATTACTGCCTTCCAGAAAAATACGGCTCAAGAATTCATCGATTCGTTGAAGGATCTTCAGAATAAGAACATAAAAGGTCTTGTAATAGATTTAAGGAATAATGGCGGTGGCCTTTTGGACCAGTGCACAGAGATAGCTGATACGCTTATCGGGAAAAGTACGATTGTTTACACCATAGACAATAAAGGCAAAAAAGATGTAATAACATCGGATAAAAATAAAATAAATGTACCATATGCAATACTCGTAAACGGTTATACGGCAAGCGCGTCAGAAGTGGTGTCCGGCGCTGTCAAAGATACTCATTCGGGAGTTTTAGTGGGAACAAAGACATTTGGAAAGGGAATCGTACAGACCATACTTCCATTTAAAATGCCTGGCGAAAAGCAGGAATCCGCTTTAAAGGTGACGACTGCGAAGTATTATACCCCAAGTGGCGTATGCATACAGGGAATCGGGATACAGCCAAATTATACGGTGGATCTTCCGGACAATTTAAAGCAAAAACCGGAACTTACCTTGCAGGAGGATGTCCAGCTTCAAAAAGCAATGAGCGTCGTAGAGAGTGAGCTCAAATAA
- a CDS encoding N-acetylmuramoyl-L-alanine amidase — MKICIDPGHGGNDPGALGRQSKEKDINLALASKLEQKLTKSGIQVVMTRTSDATLDLQQRCDIANKGNCDYFMSIHCNSFNNASAAGTEAYYYKGSKAGQELAGKILNAAVESGHLKNRGVKTAGFYVLKFTKMPAVLLETAFISNPDEEKLLRNDSWQDGVMKNIAIAVCNYLKITPNVEDILYRVLNQGVQVGAFKIKENAIRLAEEVLAEISSGNVKVVASNGVIIFDKVKEPESSNTGPVSDAAVHPITDLRRASAEQMESFLHKINPNAPYIAQKYIDMGMKEGIRGDIAFAQAIKETNYFRFTGSVKAEQNNFAGLGSISAGNSGASFKTVDEGILAHIQHLKAYANTEPLKTSLLDPRFNLVKRGTAPGFEDLDGKWAVPGSGYGQSIINIWRRILDEPVSDKNEDSGTVSDVHDKIADKKLIEEFQNMIKELSNFVEKLKGIANNKE, encoded by the coding sequence TTGAAGATATGTATTGATCCAGGACATGGCGGAAATGATCCAGGTGCCCTTGGCAGACAGTCAAAAGAGAAGGACATAAATCTTGCTCTTGCATCAAAGCTGGAACAAAAGCTTACAAAAAGCGGAATACAGGTAGTAATGACAAGGACTTCCGATGCGACTTTAGACTTGCAGCAAAGATGCGATATTGCAAATAAGGGCAATTGCGACTATTTTATGAGCATTCACTGCAATAGTTTCAATAATGCTTCGGCAGCCGGTACGGAGGCGTATTACTATAAAGGGAGCAAAGCCGGACAGGAACTTGCAGGCAAAATATTGAACGCCGCAGTGGAGTCAGGGCATCTTAAAAATAGAGGTGTTAAGACAGCAGGTTTTTATGTCCTTAAATTCACTAAAATGCCTGCAGTTTTGCTTGAAACAGCATTCATATCAAATCCTGACGAGGAAAAGCTCCTGCGAAATGATAGCTGGCAGGATGGTGTTATGAAAAACATCGCAATAGCGGTATGTAATTATTTAAAAATAACACCGAATGTTGAGGATATATTATACAGAGTATTAAACCAAGGCGTACAGGTTGGAGCGTTCAAGATAAAGGAGAATGCGATAAGGCTTGCAGAGGAAGTGCTTGCCGAAATAAGCAGCGGAAATGTGAAAGTAGTTGCATCAAACGGAGTTATAATATTTGACAAGGTAAAGGAGCCTGAAAGTTCTAATACAGGCCCTGTATCTGATGCTGCGGTTCATCCGATAACCGATTTGAGAAGGGCCAGCGCAGAGCAGATGGAATCTTTTCTGCACAAGATAAATCCAAATGCCCCGTATATCGCACAAAAATATATAGATATGGGCATGAAGGAAGGCATAAGGGGTGATATAGCTTTTGCACAGGCGATAAAGGAGACTAATTATTTCAGGTTCACAGGCAGTGTAAAGGCTGAACAGAATAATTTTGCCGGACTCGGAAGCATATCGGCAGGGAATTCAGGAGCTTCATTTAAAACAGTGGATGAAGGCATTTTAGCACATATACAGCATCTTAAAGCTTATGCGAATACGGAACCTTTAAAGACGAGTCTTTTGGACCCTCGATTCAATCTTGTAAAAAGAGGGACCGCACCGGGTTTTGAGGACTTGGACGGGAAATGGGCGGTACCTGGCAGCGGATACGGCCAGAGCATTATAAATATATGGAGAAGAATACTTGATGAACCAGTGTCGGATAAGAACGAAGATAGCGGGACTGTAAGCGATGTACATGACAAAATAGCAGACAAAAAACTAATAGAAGAATTTCAGAATATGATAAAAGAGTTAAGCAATTTTGTTGAAAAATTAAAGGGAATAGCAAATAATAAGGAGTGA
- a CDS encoding YheC/YheD family protein: MFYRVLKDMGSTGKIFMPANLIAKLKYKNINIYAGLKMEGVKLEADDRLPENRIRLSRDVMDKMGLPENINYQIMPCMGGICIGPVIGLLMSRTKRGITERFLHDMLDYTLPYGRIGGLLCIMSLNKLDFKNKLIEGYYYNPGTGRKWIKAVLPFPSTIYRRVILPKYMELKLKRATGNCIFNTGYFNKWEFWKMASRSEYVKKHIPHTIMYDFFGNVEDMLDKYGSVYLKPVFGTLARGLIKIDKKDGYYYVKNKVENIDLHFGKSDEAKRYVNRYTGRTSYIIQQAITPLRINDRSMDFRVVMQKDETKKWICTGIVGFLGIRGNICSNWGLQAAFEDLLSKAAKLSTDEIAKLRKEVINVCTGVCRTIESSGENYGDLGFDILIDSNLKIWVLEVNKRHFHVVPLWMNDTDMYYRIKSNPVKYAAALSGFEVSSN; this comes from the coding sequence GTGTTCTATAGAGTATTGAAAGATATGGGCTCAACGGGGAAAATATTTATGCCTGCAAACCTTATCGCAAAGCTTAAATATAAGAATATCAACATTTATGCCGGTTTGAAGATGGAGGGAGTAAAATTAGAAGCGGACGATAGGTTGCCCGAAAATCGGATCAGACTTTCGAGAGATGTCATGGATAAAATGGGGCTGCCTGAGAATATAAACTATCAGATCATGCCATGCATGGGCGGCATTTGCATAGGCCCTGTCATAGGGCTTTTGATGTCGAGGACCAAAAGGGGGATTACGGAAAGATTCCTGCACGATATGCTTGACTATACACTGCCATACGGCAGGATAGGCGGGTTGCTTTGCATAATGAGTTTAAATAAGCTTGATTTTAAGAATAAGCTGATAGAAGGCTATTATTATAACCCCGGGACGGGCAGAAAATGGATAAAAGCCGTGCTGCCATTCCCTTCGACGATATATAGAAGGGTTATTTTGCCAAAATATATGGAATTGAAGTTAAAAAGGGCAACAGGCAATTGCATTTTCAATACGGGATATTTTAATAAATGGGAATTCTGGAAGATGGCTTCAAGGTCGGAGTATGTGAAGAAACACATACCCCATACTATTATGTATGATTTCTTCGGCAATGTGGAAGATATGCTTGACAAATACGGTAGCGTATATTTAAAACCGGTGTTTGGGACACTCGCCCGGGGATTGATTAAAATAGATAAAAAAGATGGATACTATTATGTAAAAAATAAAGTAGAGAATATAGATTTACATTTCGGGAAAAGTGATGAAGCCAAAAGATATGTAAATCGTTATACAGGAAGGACTTCCTATATAATACAGCAGGCCATAACTCCCTTAAGAATAAATGACAGGTCTATGGACTTCAGGGTTGTAATGCAAAAGGATGAAACAAAAAAGTGGATATGCACGGGGATAGTAGGTTTCCTGGGAATAAGAGGCAACATATGCTCCAACTGGGGCCTGCAGGCGGCATTTGAAGATCTTCTTTCAAAAGCCGCAAAATTAAGTACTGATGAGATTGCTAAATTGCGCAAGGAAGTTATAAATGTATGTACAGGCGTATGCAGGACGATAGAATCATCGGGAGAAAATTACGGAGATTTAGGTTTTGATATATTAATCGATAGTAATTTAAAAATATGGGTTCTGGAAGTGAACAAAAGGCATTTCCATGTCGTGCCTCTATGGATGAACGATACCGATATGTATTACAGGATAAAAAGCAATCCTGTAAAATATGCGGCCGCGCTCTCCGGATTTGAAGTTTCGTCAAATTAA
- a CDS encoding class I SAM-dependent methyltransferase has translation MSNYPDEQSIWKIISSVQSDILELCENGYYKLAYMNEEKKYWPCIPSWMLDEKSNNRIKNILDIGCGYGTLSITAKLLYKCNVCCMDFINAYLSKKIIDKYNLNFKIGNIETDRIPWNFKFDIILLTEVIEHFNFNPLPTLIKIREALSDNGSLFLSTPDAEYYGRPDYYRNYKNMPAPKKGIPIRDCHIYVFNKRELLDIFDKTGFSISRLQKTESRHFNIKLVKK, from the coding sequence ATGAGCAATTATCCTGATGAACAATCAATATGGAAAATTATATCATCTGTACAGTCGGATATATTGGAATTATGCGAGAATGGATATTATAAGTTGGCATATATGAATGAAGAAAAAAAATACTGGCCATGTATACCATCGTGGATGCTCGATGAAAAATCCAATAATAGAATAAAAAATATACTGGATATAGGATGCGGTTATGGAACACTATCGATTACTGCAAAATTGTTGTATAAATGCAATGTTTGCTGCATGGATTTTATAAATGCTTATTTAAGCAAAAAAATCATCGATAAATACAATCTGAACTTTAAGATAGGCAATATCGAAACCGACCGTATCCCATGGAACTTTAAATTCGATATCATACTGCTTACTGAAGTGATAGAACATTTTAATTTCAACCCCTTACCTACTTTGATAAAAATAAGAGAAGCATTATCTGATAATGGTTCTTTATTCTTAAGCACCCCTGATGCGGAATATTATGGCAGGCCCGATTACTACAGAAATTACAAAAATATGCCCGCCCCTAAAAAGGGAATCCCCATAAGGGATTGCCATATATATGTTTTTAACAAGAGGGAACTCTTGGATATATTTGATAAAACAGGATTTTCAATTTCAAGATTGCAGAAAACCGAAAGCCGCCATTTCAATATCAAGCTTGTAAAAAAATGA